The Leguminivora glycinivorella isolate SPB_JAAS2020 chromosome 17, LegGlyc_1.1, whole genome shotgun sequence genome has a window encoding:
- the LOC125235500 gene encoding leukocyte surface antigen CD53-like codes for MQKIMKMGCRENIEKYVLVIANLVFALSGLALLGIGVFMKLNGTVLTSIIEVGWYEFSPIAAMAVGSIVFFVAFLGCCGAIKKSNGVLVTYSIIMILLLVLTVALATIVFIDIGSLGATVMKELYYDFINYQPQFHEIEAELMCCGLDGAESYGWNSSSLPPSCCPEDVVRCSIVQSYPGCNFRVLDFITTVSTGISAICIVAAALELVLVVFGLCLAKHVRNNERISKISQY; via the exons atgcaaaaaataatgaagatGGGGTGCCGTGAAAATATAGAAAAATACGTCTTAGTTATTGCCAACTTGGTCTTTGCG TTATCTGGTCTCGCACTCCTGGGTATCGGAGTATTCATGAAGCTAAACGGCACAGTTCTAACATCGATAATCGAAGTTGGCTGGTATGAGTTCAGCCCCATCGCCGCCATGGCGGTGGGATCCATAGTGTTCTTCGTGGCTTTCTTGGGATGTTGCGGAGCTATTAAGAAGAGCAACGGTGTATTGGTTACT TACTCGATCATCATGATACTACTGTTGGTGCTGACGGTAGCTCTGGCGACGATAGTGTTCATAGATATAGGCTCTCTGGGCGCCACCGTCATGAAGGAATTGTACTATGACTTCATTAATTATCAGCCACAGTTCCATGAGATCGAAGCAGAG CTGATGTGCTGTGGACTCGACGGCGCAGAGTCCTACGGTTGGAACAGCAGTTCTCTGCCACCAAGCTGCTGCCCTGAGGACGTCGTACGTTGCTCTATCGTTCAGTCGTACCCTGGCTGCAACTTCCGCGTCCTGGACTTCATCACCACCGTCAGCACAGGGATTAGCGCTATTTGCATTGTCGCCGCAGCTTTGGag CTGGTGCTGGTGGTATTCGGTCTCTGCCTCGCGAAACACGTGCGAAACAACGAGAGGAtatcaaaaatatcacaatacTGA